DNA from Actinomycetota bacterium:
TCCGGCTTTCCTATGAGCATAGCGCCGGTCGGATTAATATTGCCTATTATTAAAACATCTTTTGTAAGCATCTTGGCTATTTCCACCATGTCGATTCCTACTTCTTTTGAATCAAGGCTGATTCCGTCAACTCCTGAATCTACCATTTCGTTTATAAGATGGTTGGTATTTCCGCATATATGATATATCGTACTTACTCCGGCGAATTTGCAGCTGTCTACTATGTGTTTGACATATCTGGTTGAGAATTCTTTGAATTGCTTGGGGCCAAGCATAACAGCAGTAGGTTCAAGAATGCATATTGCTTCTGCGCCTGCCGATATAAGCATATTTACATATTTATGTATCTTATCCACAGAAAGCTCACATAATCTGGCAAGCTTTTCAGGTTCCATAACCGAACACATGGCCGCTTCATCAGCACCCATAATCAAAGCAGCAAGCGAATAAGGACCTATTACATAAGCACCCTTGAAAATATCTTCATTTATTCCAAGTTTCATAAGTTTGACTGTATTTACATATCCGTTTATCCTGCTGTCAAAACCTATATTTATCTCCCTGATTCTGTCGATATCCTCAGAAACAAATTTATCTTTTGGAACTGTTGCAGACTCTTCTCTTGGAAAAATAGTATATCTTCCGAGTGCATTTGCTTCTACTGAAAGGTCCATAAGCGGGAAAATGAGATCCGGCTCGAACATCTCGGCAAGTTTTTTTATTACTTTGTAATGTTCGCCATAATTCTGCTGAGCTATTTTTATATTGCTGCCGGTTATATCCACACCCGGAAAACCCAGCAGAGGAGCGACGACTCTTCTTTTGTGCTTGTACTTTTCCTGCACTATTTCCATAAGATTTTTCCTTTTCATTTTCACCTCCTTCAGAAAGGTTTTTAAGTTATTATAATTTACATATTTATATATTGAATTTCAAGATATTCCTTTTATTTTGCCAAATAACCTGCTTTTGTCTTAGGTTTCTGAGATAACTGGCTATCTTCCACCAGTCCGATGTCTTTTCAAATCCCCGGTTTAAACATGTCACCGGCATGTTTAAACACTTCCTGGCATATTATTCTTTAAATTCTTAAGTTATGGTCGGGATGGAGGGATTTGGTCTTTCGTCTCACCTTCGGTTCGCTGCAGAGCCGCAGACTCCCTCGCCCTGCTCAGTCCGTCTTTTCAAATCCCCGGTATAAACATGTCACCGACATGTTTAAACACTTCCTGGCATATTATTCTTTAAATTCTTAAGTTATGGTCGGGATGGAGGGATTTGAACCCCCGACCTCAGCGTCCCGAACGCTGCGCGCTAAACCAAGCTGCGCTACATCCCGATTAAGCCAGTCATTACTTTTTCTGCTTCCGAAAAAGTATTTATTTTAAAGAAGTCTTTTTTTATATCCGTTATATTTCTTATTCCTTTAAAAGCCCAGCCAAGAATCTTACGAAACTCCTTAACCGCCTTTTCCTCTCCTATAAAAAGAATTAAAGATTTCAGATATAAAATAAGTATCTTTACTTTTATATCGTTATTTAAAAAATAATCAATATCTTTTTCAAACTTTTTTAGAAAATCAGCAGCATTCTCATCAGACATCTTCTTGTCTGAAAGAATAATCCCCATAAGAATTATTGCAAAAATCCATGGATTTCCTCTTGCTGCTCTTCCTATCATTATCCCTTCACAATTTATATTCCGCAATAATCTTAAGGCTTTAAAAGGATTATGTATGTCTCCGCTTATTATAACAGGTATTTTTATTTTCTTTTTTAAATTGCTTATATGCGAATAATCAGCATGACCGCTGTATCCCTGTCTTACGGTTCTGGCATGAACCGCTATTGCATCAGCCCCTTCACTCTCTGCGATCATAGCTGTTCTTTCAATATTAACTGAATCAAAATCCCATCCCAGCCTCAGTTTTACTGTCAGGGGTTTTTTTATAGACTTTCTTGCCCTTCTTACAATCTGCTTCATCAATTCTTCATCTTTTAAAAGAGCTCCCCCGCTGCCTGTCTTTATTACTTTTGGAACAGGACAACCCATGTTTATATCAATTATTTCTGCCCTGTCTTCAACCATTGAAGCAGCATCTGCGACGATTTCAGGCTTTGCACCAAATAACTGGAGAGTAAAAGGTCTTTCAAATTCAGTGGCATGAGTCATTTCGATTGATTTGCTGTGTTTGTAAAACAGTCCATAGCTTGTAACCATTTCAGAATAAAGAAGAGAGCTGCCAAAAAATCTTGCAAAAATCCTGTAAGTGTTATCACTGATGCCTGCCATAGGTGCAGAAATCACAGGATTATTTATTTTTACATTCCCGATAAAAAAAGAGCTGTACTCAGTCTGTGAAAGATCAGGGTAATTTTTACAGTCATATTCTTTTCTTAGATTTTCAAATAACGGAAAAACTGTTTTTTCAAGCCGGGATAATATATCTGCAATATCTTTAAAAACCATAATCTGAAATACTGAAATATAAATAATGATTGTAGAAACTATTTTTTATTTCTTTTGAACAAAATCCTTATTCCTTTAAGAGTAAGATTCATGTCAAAAACATTGATATAGCGGCTTTTATTTTCAAGGAGAACAGATAGTCCGCCATTACCTATAATAACCGGATCAAACTTTTTTCCTGAAGCATTCATTTCTTCAATAATCTTTTCAAGGATATAATCCACCTGCCCGAGAAAACCGTAAAGAATTCCGGCTCTGAGAGCATGAGAGGTGTTTTTTCCTATTATGGTTTCAGGCCAGTTTAAATCAACTTTTGAAAGTTTAGCCGCTACATTAAACAATGCCTCGGACGAAATTTCAATTCCCGGAGCTATTACTCCGCCCACATATTCGCCGGCGCAAGATATTATATCAAATGTAGTTGCGGTACCGAAGTCAGCCACTATGGCCGGCTTACCGTATAAATCGATTGCTGCCACTGAATTGGCTATCCTGTCAGCACCTATCTCCTCCGGAAAATCATATAATGTTTTAAGTCCCGTATTTATGGTGCTGTCTATAATCAGCGGTTCAACCCTGAAATACTTTCTGCTCATATTCCCAATCTCATTCATGACCCTGGGAACAACACTGGAAATAGCTATATCTTTTATCTCATTTTTCTCAAATCCGGAATTTTTAAGGAAATTTATTATGATTGTTCCCATTTCATCAGACGTTTCATACTTGTAGCGGGAAGTTCCAATTCTCCATGAAGCAATTATTTCGTCTTCCCTGAATAACCCTATGACTGTATGGGTATTGCCAATATCTATTGCAAGAAACATTATTACTCCTGAATTAATCGATATTAAAATTAATTAGTATTTTCAAAAAACCAGCAAAGCAAATTATTACAATTGCTAACATATTATAATAAATAGAGCTTAAATAAAAAAGACATTAAAATGCTTCCACAAGATAGGAAATCTTTTTGCTTCTGCAATGGAATAAATAAAATTCCGGCGACAGTATCGATGGTATAAAAATTTTAAAGAAATTCAGCCAGTTGCAAATAATAGTTTTATATAATCAGTATATTTTCTCTGATTCTGGTGACACTTTCCTGAAAATTACATTTATTTATATACTCTTTTATTGATATTCCATTGATTTTGTATGCGGGTGCTATTTCTGACATAGGAATAAGAACAAAATTTCTTTCCTTCATCCCGGGATGAGGCAGTTTGAGAATATCGCTTTCTATAACTATGTTTTCAATATCAATCAAATCAATGTCTATTATCCTCGGGCTGTTCCCAGATGTATTGCTTTGTCTGCCCATTTCATATTCAATCTCTTTGAGATAACCCAGAAGAACAAACGGGCTTGTTTCCGTTTTGACTTCAGCTTGCAGGACAAGATTATAAAATGCCGGCTGTTCTTTAAAATACATAGGCTCAGTTTCATATATTGATGAAGATTTTGAAATCTTCAGAATATTTTTACCGGATAAGAGAGAAACCGCTCGTCTCAGGTTGTCAAGCCTGTTACCGATATTTGTTCCGAGGGAAAGAAAACATGTTCTGGATCTGTTTTCGGCAATATCTGCCATATTGCTTTCACTGTCTTTTTCGTCACTTGATTTAAGGAAATCTCTTCTCTTTAATTTATAGCTGACACCGACACTTCCAAGTTTTTCCTTTATGGGTGGCTTTGGTTTTTCAATGGTTATTTTTACTTCTTCAATAAGATCCGACATCATTATCAGTTCCGATGCGCAGGCAAATGCAAGTGTTTCCAGAAGATCGAATCTTTT
Protein-coding regions in this window:
- a CDS encoding type III pantothenate kinase, which codes for MFLAIDIGNTHTVIGLFREDEIIASWRIGTSRYKYETSDEMGTIIINFLKNSGFEKNEIKDIAISSVVPRVMNEIGNMSRKYFRVEPLIIDSTINTGLKTLYDFPEEIGADRIANSVAAIDLYGKPAIVADFGTATTFDIISCAGEYVGGVIAPGIEISSEALFNVAAKLSKVDLNWPETIIGKNTSHALRAGILYGFLGQVDYILEKIIEEMNASGKKFDPVIIGNGGLSVLLENKSRYINVFDMNLTLKGIRILFKRNKK
- the folK gene encoding 2-amino-4-hydroxy-6-hydroxymethyldihydropteridine diphosphokinase, coding for MMFKILVKNLVLFGFHGVNESEKKKGQYFIYNLKIKLKESYALKEDSIKNTVNYSEAIRLLKKINSEKRFDLLETLAFACASELIMMSDLIEEVKITIEKPKPPIKEKLGSVGVSYKLKRRDFLKSSDEKDSESNMADIAENRSRTCFLSLGTNIGNRLDNLRRAVSLLSGKNILKISKSSSIYETEPMYFKEQPAFYNLVLQAEVKTETSPFVLLGYLKEIEYEMGRQSNTSGNSPRIIDIDLIDIENIVIESDILKLPHPGMKERNFVLIPMSEIAPAYKINGISIKEYINKCNFQESVTRIRENILII
- a CDS encoding uroporphyrinogen decarboxylase (URO-D); this translates as MGFPGVDITGSNIKIAQQNYGEHYKVIKKLAEMFEPDLIFPLMDLSVEANALGRYTIFPREESATVPKDKFVSEDIDRIREINIGFDSRINGYVNTVKLMKLGINEDIFKGAYVIGPYSLAALIMGADEAAMCSVMEPEKLARLCELSVDKIHKYVNMLISAGAEAICILEPTAVMLGPKQFKEFSTRYVKHIVDSCKFAGVSTIYHICGNTNHLINEMVDSGVDGISLDSKEVGIDMVEIAKMLTKDVLIIGNINPTGAMLIGKPEDVRKEVKSLMKMMDPYVNFVLSTGCDLPRETPLENIKAFMETGKNYKIE
- the dusB gene encoding tRNA dihydrouridine synthase DusB, with the translated sequence MVFKDIADILSRLEKTVFPLFENLRKEYDCKNYPDLSQTEYSSFFIGNVKINNPVISAPMAGISDNTYRIFARFFGSSLLYSEMVTSYGLFYKHSKSIEMTHATEFERPFTLQLFGAKPEIVADAASMVEDRAEIIDINMGCPVPKVIKTGSGGALLKDEELMKQIVRRARKSIKKPLTVKLRLGWDFDSVNIERTAMIAESEGADAIAVHARTVRQGYSGHADYSHISNLKKKIKIPVIISGDIHNPFKALRLLRNINCEGIMIGRAARGNPWIFAIILMGIILSDKKMSDENAADFLKKFEKDIDYFLNNDIKVKILILYLKSLILFIGEEKAVKEFRKILGWAFKGIRNITDIKKDFFKINTFSEAEKVMTGLIGM